One stretch of Pseudoxanthomonas sp. Root65 DNA includes these proteins:
- a CDS encoding serine hydrolase domain-containing protein — protein sequence MRSIHQILCGAVLTALVAVPLLAQDAAVSPAAVPPAPVPATSPSPAAAVPAASDAPAAPAGTPALTRDDVGAWLDGFMPYALANGDIAGAVVVVVKDGQVLVQKGYGYADLATRTPVDPDATLFRPGSVSKLFTWTAVMQLVGQGKLDLDADVNQYLDFKLPERDGKPVTLRQVMTHTTGMEEQIRGLITAQQDEITPLGDALKHWTPERIHVPGATPAYSNYATALAGYIVERVSGQSFDDYLDAHIFKPLGMTRSSFRQPLPPALLAGMSKGYAKASDGEAKEYEFISLAPAGSLAATGTDMAKFMIAHLQDGAFGDARILDAPTAQKMHGTGQASVGPLNRMMLGFYETSVNGHRAISHGGDTQWFHSDLQLFLDDGIGVFVSMNSSGRDGATGHIRYALSRGFADRYLPGTPAKAAGVSKEDAALHAGQLAGTYTSSRRPDSNFVSLANLLGPIKVVANEDGTVSVTAAMGPAGVPKKWREIAPYLWQDTTSTDRLAADVVDGKVTRFSMEPYAPIMVFERLSAWRALSMPLLIASLAVLLLTVIAWPVSALVRRYYGVRYALSGIDARAHRLVRIGALLSLLATSAALGLVVGMLSKLEMTSPDTDGLIIAMRLFATVALPLGAAIAVWNAWHVLRGRRTWLAKLWALLLALACLFLLWIGIAHHVIGFGANY from the coding sequence ATGCGTTCGATTCACCAGATCCTGTGCGGCGCCGTGTTGACCGCGCTGGTGGCCGTGCCGCTGCTGGCGCAGGACGCCGCCGTGTCGCCGGCTGCCGTGCCGCCCGCGCCGGTTCCCGCAACGTCGCCGTCGCCCGCCGCCGCAGTGCCTGCCGCGAGCGACGCGCCTGCCGCGCCCGCCGGCACGCCGGCACTCACCCGCGACGACGTCGGCGCCTGGCTCGACGGCTTCATGCCGTATGCGCTGGCCAACGGCGATATCGCCGGCGCGGTCGTGGTGGTGGTGAAGGACGGCCAGGTGCTGGTGCAGAAGGGCTATGGCTATGCCGACCTGGCCACGCGCACGCCTGTCGATCCCGACGCCACCCTGTTCCGTCCCGGCTCGGTGTCCAAGCTGTTCACCTGGACGGCGGTGATGCAGCTGGTCGGGCAGGGCAAGCTGGACCTGGACGCCGACGTCAACCAGTACCTCGACTTCAAGCTGCCCGAACGCGATGGCAAGCCGGTGACGCTGCGCCAGGTGATGACGCATACCACCGGCATGGAGGAGCAGATCCGCGGGCTGATCACCGCGCAGCAGGACGAGATCACGCCGCTCGGCGATGCGCTGAAGCACTGGACGCCGGAACGCATCCATGTACCCGGCGCGACGCCCGCGTACTCGAACTACGCCACCGCGCTGGCCGGTTACATCGTCGAACGCGTCTCGGGCCAGTCCTTCGACGACTACCTCGACGCGCACATCTTCAAGCCGCTGGGCATGACCCGCTCCAGCTTCCGCCAGCCGCTGCCGCCGGCGCTGCTCGCCGGCATGTCGAAGGGCTATGCGAAGGCGTCGGACGGCGAAGCCAAGGAGTACGAGTTCATCAGCCTGGCGCCGGCCGGCAGCCTGGCCGCCACCGGCACCGACATGGCGAAGTTCATGATCGCCCACCTGCAGGACGGTGCCTTCGGCGACGCGCGCATCCTGGATGCCCCCACCGCGCAGAAGATGCACGGCACCGGGCAGGCCTCGGTCGGCCCGCTGAACCGCATGATGCTCGGCTTCTACGAGACCTCGGTGAACGGGCATCGCGCCATTTCGCACGGCGGCGACACCCAGTGGTTCCACAGCGACCTGCAGCTGTTCCTCGATGACGGCATCGGTGTGTTTGTGTCGATGAACAGCTCGGGCCGCGATGGCGCCACCGGGCACATCCGCTATGCGCTGTCGCGTGGCTTCGCCGACCGTTACCTGCCCGGTACGCCGGCGAAGGCGGCGGGCGTGTCGAAGGAGGATGCCGCGCTGCACGCGGGACAGCTCGCCGGCACGTACACCAGCAGCCGCCGTCCCGACAGCAATTTCGTCTCGCTGGCCAACCTGCTGGGGCCGATCAAGGTCGTCGCCAACGAGGACGGCACCGTCAGCGTGACCGCCGCGATGGGACCGGCCGGCGTGCCGAAGAAGTGGCGCGAGATCGCGCCTTACCTGTGGCAGGACACCACCAGCACCGACCGCCTGGCCGCCGATGTCGTCGACGGCAAGGTCACCCGTTTCAGCATGGAGCCGTACGCGCCGATCATGGTGTTCGAGCGGCTGTCGGCCTGGCGCGCGCTGTCGATGCCGTTGCTCATCGCCAGCCTGGCTGTCCTGCTGCTGACCGTCATCGCATGGCCGGTGTCGGCGCTGGTGCGCCGCTACTACGGCGTGCGTTACGCGCTGAGCGGGATCGATGCGCGCGCGCACCGGCTGGTGCGGATCGGCGCGTTGCTGTCGCTGCTGGCGACGTCGGCAGCGCTGGGGCTGGTGGTCGGCATGCTGAGCAAGCTGGAGATGACCAGCCCGGACACCGACGGCCTGATCATCGCGATGCGCCTGTTCGCCACCGTGGCGTTGCCGCTGGGCGCCGCCATCGCGGTCTGGAACGCGTGGCATGTGCTGCGCGGGCGCCGCACGTGGCTGGCCAAGCTGTGGGCCCTGCTGCTGGCGCTGGCCTGCCTGTTCCTGCTGTGGATCGGCATCGCCCACCACGTCATCGGCTTCGGCGCGAACTACTGA
- a CDS encoding nuclear transport factor 2 family protein, whose amino-acid sequence MKTRHYAALALLAVALLVNGTPPVHAHDATTERNRQFITQAFAQWSTGGKSFFDDVLAPDMVWTIKGTSPVAGRYEGREVFMAKAVTPFAARLSSPVRPTVRHVWADDDHVVVHWDGEATAIDGQPYRNSYVWIFRMENLRAVEVTAYLDLVPYDDVIRRIPLD is encoded by the coding sequence ATGAAAACCCGACACTACGCTGCACTCGCCCTGCTGGCCGTCGCCCTGCTGGTCAACGGCACGCCACCGGTACACGCGCACGATGCCACCACCGAGCGCAATCGCCAGTTCATCACCCAGGCCTTCGCGCAGTGGAGTACGGGTGGAAAGAGCTTCTTCGACGACGTGCTGGCGCCGGACATGGTGTGGACGATCAAGGGCACCAGCCCGGTGGCGGGCCGCTACGAAGGACGCGAGGTCTTCATGGCGAAGGCGGTCACACCCTTCGCCGCACGCCTGTCGTCGCCCGTGCGGCCGACGGTCAGGCACGTCTGGGCCGATGACGACCACGTGGTCGTGCATTGGGATGGCGAAGCTACCGCCATCGATGGGCAGCCGTACCGGAACAGTTACGTATGGATCTTCCGGATGGAGAACCTGCGTGCCGTCGAGGTGACTGCATACCTCGACCTCGTGCCCTATGACGATGTCATCCGGCGGATTCCGCTGGATTGA
- a CDS encoding SDR family oxidoreductase: MNLSSRPVAIVTGGARGIGAAMSTRLAADGHAVIINYAARREDADRLAERIRATGGDAIAVQADVSDPAAMRTLFDAAEARHGAIDVLVNNAGVLDLDPIADYSDDRFDRIVAINLKGSFNGMREAARRLRDGGRIINVSSSVLPLRLETYAPYAATKAAVEAMTTVLSRELRGRSITVNAIAPGPTATDLFLDGKSPELIERMAKMNPLERLGTPDDIAAVVSFLAGPEGGWINGQVVRANGGMA; this comes from the coding sequence ATGAACCTGTCATCCAGGCCGGTCGCCATCGTCACCGGCGGTGCCCGCGGCATCGGCGCGGCGATGTCCACGCGTCTGGCCGCCGACGGTCATGCCGTGATCATCAACTATGCGGCGCGTCGTGAAGACGCGGATCGGCTGGCCGAGCGCATCCGTGCGACCGGCGGCGACGCGATCGCCGTGCAGGCCGATGTCAGCGATCCCGCCGCCATGCGCACGCTGTTCGATGCCGCCGAGGCGCGCCACGGCGCCATCGATGTGCTGGTGAACAATGCCGGCGTCCTCGATCTCGATCCCATCGCCGACTACAGCGACGACCGCTTCGATCGCATCGTCGCCATCAACCTGAAGGGCAGCTTCAACGGCATGCGCGAGGCGGCCCGACGCCTGCGCGACGGCGGCCGCATCATCAATGTCTCGTCCAGCGTGCTGCCGCTGCGGCTGGAGACGTACGCGCCCTACGCCGCGACCAAGGCCGCGGTGGAAGCGATGACCACGGTGCTCTCGCGCGAACTGCGCGGGCGCTCGATCACGGTCAACGCGATCGCGCCCGGCCCGACGGCCACCGACCTGTTCCTCGACGGCAAATCGCCCGAGCTGATCGAACGGATGGCGAAGATGAATCCACTCGAACGTCTCGGCACCCCGGACGACATCGCGGCGGTCGTGTCCTTCCTCGCCGGCCCGGAAGGCGGCTGGATCAACGGACAGGTCGTCCGCGCGAACGGCGGCATGGCCTGA
- a CDS encoding XRE family transcriptional regulator yields the protein MTSQHPTIGGLLRSLRARKGWTLKQMSEHAGIPLSTLSKVEHDRLTLTYDKLLQLAQRLQLRMSELFAEDVETVEPPVTARRSIGRIEDAIRVTTPNYDYYYLCPELRRKRMIPVLTRVRAKTIEEFGALVHHSGEEYIHVLEGRMEVHTEFYDPIVLETGQSVYIDSNMGHAYIAAEGCDEVLLLGVCSSSDEQLMESLMTLHGEESLAQQGKAQRLRPPAATPAKTPRKKAAPKPKA from the coding sequence ATGACGTCACAACACCCCACCATCGGCGGACTGCTGCGCTCGCTGCGCGCACGCAAGGGATGGACGCTCAAGCAGATGAGCGAGCATGCCGGCATCCCGCTTTCGACCCTGTCCAAGGTCGAACACGACCGCCTGACGCTGACCTACGACAAGCTGCTGCAGCTGGCGCAGCGGCTGCAGCTGCGCATGTCCGAGCTGTTCGCCGAAGACGTGGAGACCGTGGAGCCGCCGGTGACCGCGCGCCGCAGCATCGGCCGCATCGAGGACGCGATCCGCGTCACCACGCCCAACTACGATTACTACTACCTGTGCCCCGAGTTGCGGCGCAAGCGCATGATCCCGGTACTGACCCGCGTGCGCGCCAAGACCATCGAGGAGTTCGGCGCGCTGGTCCACCACTCCGGCGAGGAATACATCCACGTCCTGGAGGGCAGGATGGAAGTGCACACGGAGTTCTACGACCCGATCGTGCTGGAGACCGGCCAGTCGGTCTACATCGACTCCAACATGGGCCATGCCTACATCGCCGCCGAAGGCTGCGACGAGGTGCTGCTGCTCGGCGTGTGCTCGAGCTCGGACGAGCAGCTGATGGAGTCGCTGATGACGCTGCACGGCGAAGAAAGCCTCGCCCAGCAGGGCAAGGCGCAGCGGCTCCGTCCACCGGCCGCGACGCCCGCGAAAACTCCGCGGAAGAAAGCGGCGCCTAAGCCGAAGGCCTGA
- a CDS encoding DUF1097 domain-containing protein, with product MSITTTSSNTYLLATLVAAATAAGASAISLSLALPVWAMFIGWIAFYMRGLSLRSTIENLACVGTGLLLGLVATLTLQALSGTTGPAWALPLVVFVVAIVVVSLRGLPVMSNLLAYFLGLVAWFAAHLEPSFESVGKLFGAGALGSTAGWISHTVSTRLSRAATSHAH from the coding sequence ATGAGCATCACCACGACGTCCAGCAACACCTATCTCCTGGCGACCCTGGTCGCCGCGGCAACCGCCGCGGGTGCCAGCGCCATCAGCCTCTCGCTGGCCCTGCCCGTGTGGGCGATGTTCATCGGCTGGATCGCGTTCTATATGCGCGGCCTCAGCCTGCGCTCGACCATCGAGAATCTCGCCTGCGTGGGTACGGGGTTGTTGCTCGGCCTGGTGGCCACACTCACCCTGCAAGCGCTGTCAGGCACCACGGGGCCCGCTTGGGCGCTGCCGCTGGTCGTCTTCGTCGTGGCCATCGTGGTGGTGTCGCTGCGCGGATTGCCGGTGATGAGCAACCTGCTCGCCTATTTCCTCGGCCTGGTGGCGTGGTTCGCCGCGCATCTGGAGCCTTCGTTCGAGAGCGTAGGCAAGCTGTTCGGCGCCGGCGCGCTGGGCAGCACCGCCGGCTGGATCTCGCACACCGTATCGACGCGCCTGTCGCGTGCAGCCACAAGCCACGCACATTGA
- a CDS encoding LysR family transcriptional regulator, which translates to MDRFDAMRVFARIVERRSFTRAADDLGLPRATVTDAIKALEARLGVRLLQRTTRTVTPTLEGEAFYGRCLRLIADVEDAESAFRDVRPRGPLRIEVHGTLARHLLFPRLPAFLERYPEIELDIGEGDRYVDLVREGVDCAVRVGELRDSDLIARRLTALPEATAASPAYCARHGTPDTIESLQASGHVMVGFKSSSLGGLLPLEFQRDGKVELVTLPTRVRVSGADSYVGAAFAGFGILQAPRYRLDSYFSDGRLVPLLDSYPPLPSPVSIVYPKTRLPSPRLRAFIEWAQETLMS; encoded by the coding sequence ATGGATCGCTTCGATGCCATGAGGGTGTTCGCGCGGATCGTGGAGCGGCGCAGCTTCACCCGTGCCGCGGACGACCTGGGACTGCCGCGGGCCACCGTCACCGACGCGATCAAGGCGCTGGAGGCCCGGCTTGGCGTGCGCCTGTTGCAGCGCACGACCCGCACGGTCACGCCCACGCTGGAAGGCGAGGCCTTCTACGGGCGCTGCCTGCGCCTGATCGCCGATGTCGAGGATGCCGAGAGCGCTTTCCGCGATGTGCGTCCGCGTGGTCCGCTGCGCATCGAGGTGCACGGCACGCTCGCGCGCCACCTGCTGTTCCCCCGCTTGCCGGCCTTTCTCGAACGCTATCCCGAGATCGAGCTCGATATCGGCGAAGGCGACCGCTATGTCGACCTGGTGCGCGAGGGCGTGGACTGCGCCGTGCGCGTGGGAGAGCTGCGCGACAGCGACCTCATCGCCCGCCGCCTGACCGCGCTGCCGGAGGCCACCGCCGCATCGCCGGCCTACTGTGCACGCCATGGCACGCCGGACACCATCGAATCGTTGCAGGCCAGTGGCCATGTCATGGTCGGCTTCAAGTCGTCGTCGCTGGGAGGCCTGCTGCCACTGGAATTCCAGCGCGACGGGAAAGTGGAACTGGTCACGCTGCCGACCCGCGTGCGCGTGAGCGGTGCCGATTCCTACGTCGGCGCTGCCTTCGCCGGGTTCGGCATCCTCCAGGCGCCGCGTTACCGGCTCGACAGCTACTTCAGCGACGGCCGGCTGGTTCCGTTGCTCGATTCGTATCCGCCGCTACCCAGCCCAGTGTCCATCGTCTACCCGAAGACGCGCTTGCCCTCGCCGCGGCTGCGGGCGTTCATCGAATGGGCGCAGGAAACGCTGATGTCCTGA
- a CDS encoding dipeptide epimerase, whose translation MSLRLELHNEPLPMSAPFRIAGHVFEAMPATVVTLRDGDLTGRGEAAGVYYHDDHPDTMIVTLEALRPRIEAGLDRASLRDLLPPGGARNALDAALWELEAQRTGTPVWQLAGLDGVRPLLTTFTVGADDPGVMADRAAAYVQGPMQARALKLKLTGDAALDAARVQAVRARCAEAWIGVDANQGYGGATLPDLLPALVQARVSLLEQPCVRGREDELDGIERVLPFAADESVLDLAELEARHHRFDVINIKLDKCGGLTEGLMMARRARELGKQVMVGNMCGTSLAAAPAFVLGQFCDVVDLDGPIFLKQDRTPSVQYGDGHIRCGDEVWGPRVAA comes from the coding sequence GTGTCCCTTCGACTGGAACTGCACAACGAACCCCTGCCGATGTCGGCGCCGTTCCGCATCGCCGGGCACGTGTTCGAGGCCATGCCGGCCACGGTGGTCACGCTGCGCGACGGCGATCTCACCGGTCGCGGGGAAGCGGCCGGCGTCTACTACCACGACGATCATCCGGACACGATGATCGTCACGCTGGAAGCATTGCGTCCGCGTATCGAAGCCGGCCTCGATCGCGCATCGCTGCGCGACCTGTTGCCGCCCGGCGGCGCCCGCAATGCGCTCGATGCCGCGCTGTGGGAACTGGAGGCGCAGCGGACCGGCACGCCGGTGTGGCAGCTGGCCGGGCTCGACGGTGTGCGGCCGCTGCTGACCACGTTCACCGTCGGTGCCGACGATCCCGGCGTGATGGCCGATCGCGCCGCCGCCTACGTGCAGGGCCCGATGCAGGCGCGCGCCTTGAAGCTGAAACTCACCGGCGATGCGGCGCTGGACGCTGCGCGCGTGCAGGCGGTGCGGGCGCGCTGTGCGGAGGCCTGGATCGGCGTCGACGCCAACCAGGGCTATGGCGGCGCGACATTGCCGGACCTGCTGCCCGCGCTGGTGCAGGCGCGCGTGTCGCTGCTGGAACAACCCTGCGTGCGCGGTCGCGAGGACGAACTGGACGGCATCGAGCGCGTGCTGCCGTTCGCCGCCGACGAAAGCGTCCTCGACCTGGCCGAACTGGAAGCGCGCCATCACCGCTTCGATGTCATCAACATCAAGCTGGACAAGTGCGGCGGCCTGACTGAAGGGCTGATGATGGCGCGCCGCGCGCGCGAACTCGGCAAGCAGGTGATGGTGGGCAACATGTGCGGCACCAGTCTGGCGGCGGCGCCGGCGTTCGTGCTGGGGCAGTTCTGCGACGTGGTCGATCTCGATGGTCCGATCTTCCTGAAACAGGACCGGACGCCCTCGGTGCAGTACGGGGACGGCCATATCCGCTGTGGTGACGAGGTCTGGGGGCCGCGGGTCGCCGCATGA